The following are from one region of the Gryllotalpicola protaetiae genome:
- a CDS encoding 5-dehydro-4-deoxyglucarate dehydratase: MTGFAFADGPLFFPVTPFDEADRVDAELLAQHVASGVEAGTAGVFAACGTGEYHALSAEESALVVRESVAAVAGRVPVLAGAGGPLGHARQVARAAADAGADGLLVMPPYLVGAPQAGLLAYVDAITQASALPVIVYHRANAQLTESTVAALVERDHVAGIKDGVGDVALMQRFVLAARRAGRELQFFNGLLTAELSQAAYRAIGVPLYSSAVFAMAPDLATAWFEAYRDGDDARQQELLDGFYVPLVRLRDETPGFAVSLVKAGVRLAGLPVGSVRAPLTDPTPEQTGRLAAIIAQGRALL, from the coding sequence ATGACAGGGTTCGCGTTCGCCGACGGGCCGCTGTTCTTCCCCGTCACGCCGTTCGACGAGGCAGACCGCGTCGACGCCGAGCTGCTCGCGCAGCACGTCGCGAGCGGTGTCGAGGCGGGCACCGCCGGCGTGTTCGCGGCCTGCGGCACGGGCGAATACCACGCGCTGTCCGCCGAGGAGTCCGCCCTCGTCGTGCGCGAATCGGTGGCCGCCGTCGCCGGGCGGGTGCCGGTGCTCGCGGGCGCGGGCGGGCCGTTGGGGCACGCGCGCCAGGTCGCGCGTGCCGCGGCGGATGCCGGCGCCGACGGCCTGCTCGTGATGCCGCCGTACCTCGTCGGCGCCCCGCAGGCGGGGCTGCTCGCCTACGTCGATGCGATCACGCAGGCATCCGCTCTGCCTGTCATCGTGTACCACCGCGCCAACGCGCAGCTCACGGAATCGACCGTCGCGGCGCTCGTCGAGCGCGACCACGTCGCAGGCATCAAGGACGGCGTCGGCGACGTCGCGCTCATGCAGCGCTTCGTGCTCGCCGCGCGGCGAGCTGGGCGCGAGCTGCAGTTCTTCAACGGGCTGCTCACGGCTGAGCTCAGCCAGGCGGCGTACCGCGCGATTGGGGTGCCGCTGTACTCGTCAGCCGTGTTCGCGATGGCCCCCGACCTCGCCACCGCCTGGTTCGAGGCCTACCGCGACGGCGACGACGCCCGTCAGCAGGAGCTGCTCGACGGCTTCTACGTGCCGCTCGTGCGGCTGCGCGACGAGACGCCTGGCTTCGCGGTCTCGCTCGTCAAGGCGGGCGTTCGGCTCGCCGGGCTGCCGGTCGGGTCGGTGCGCGCCCCGCTCACCGACCCGACTCCGGAGCAGACCGGGCGCCTCGCCGCGATCATCGCCCAGGGCAGAGCGCTGCTGTGA
- a CDS encoding NAD-dependent epimerase/dehydratase family protein: protein MSTILVTGGAGRLGRSVVTVLAHAGHDVVSVDRVEVPGLPATQIVRELGDAASFREVFEAHQPDAVVHLAAIAVPFSAPDEVIYRTNTTLAFGVVEAAKQTGVGTVLIASSPTVIGYNAPDGWQPTFLPLDEDHPLAPWNAYSRAKVKIEEFVEEEVRAGTPLRLGVFRPCYVIAPEEWFGAPTQQGHTIEERLDDPALSAVSLFNYVDARDAGDFVLAWLAQPHAAPNGSVFFVGAGDSLVREPVPGALARFVPETAALADALGDTDPVFSSARAERLLGWSPRRSWRTEFAAESDESEEARESEATA, encoded by the coding sequence ATGAGCACGATTCTCGTCACCGGCGGCGCAGGCCGGCTCGGCCGCAGCGTCGTCACTGTGCTCGCCCACGCCGGGCACGACGTCGTCTCGGTCGACCGGGTCGAGGTCCCGGGCCTGCCCGCGACCCAGATCGTCAGGGAGCTCGGCGACGCCGCGTCCTTCCGCGAGGTCTTCGAGGCGCATCAGCCGGACGCCGTCGTCCATCTGGCGGCGATCGCCGTGCCGTTCAGCGCCCCCGACGAGGTGATCTATCGCACCAACACCACGCTCGCATTCGGGGTCGTCGAGGCGGCGAAGCAGACGGGTGTCGGCACGGTGCTCATCGCGAGCAGTCCGACGGTCATCGGCTACAACGCGCCGGACGGTTGGCAGCCGACCTTCCTGCCGCTCGACGAGGACCACCCGCTCGCGCCGTGGAACGCGTACTCTCGGGCGAAGGTCAAGATCGAGGAGTTCGTGGAGGAAGAGGTGCGCGCGGGCACTCCCCTGCGGCTCGGAGTCTTCCGCCCCTGCTATGTGATCGCGCCGGAGGAGTGGTTCGGGGCACCGACCCAGCAGGGCCACACCATCGAGGAGCGCCTCGACGACCCGGCCCTGTCGGCGGTGTCCCTGTTCAACTACGTCGACGCGCGCGACGCGGGCGACTTCGTGCTCGCGTGGCTCGCGCAGCCGCACGCCGCGCCGAACGGCAGCGTGTTCTTCGTCGGCGCAGGCGATTCCCTCGTGCGCGAGCCCGTTCCCGGCGCCCTCGCGCGGTTCGTGCCAGAGACTGCGGCGCTCGCCGATGCTCTCGGCGACACCGACCCCGTCTTCTCGAGCGCGCGCGCCGAGCGGCTGCTCGGCTGGAGTCCGCGGCGCTCATGGCGCACGGAGTTCGCAGCGGAGTCGGACGAGTCGGAAGAGGCGCGGGAATCGGAGGCCACCGCATGA